In Drosophila nasuta strain 15112-1781.00 chromosome 2R, ASM2355853v1, whole genome shotgun sequence, a single genomic region encodes these proteins:
- the LOC132785048 gene encoding elongation of very long chain fatty acids protein 7: protein MPPNVVAYIYGLVRDLYDQHKDPRVSHYPLIGNLWSVMAIIGVYLAFVLHFGPKWMEHRRPFELKFVMQLYNVIQVVANTVVFIYGMCYTIFNPGYSFLCQPVEHENTTPQMMRLIYASYGYYMLKYLDLLDTVFIVLRKKNSQVSFLHVYHHAGMIFGVSIFMTFLAGSHCSMLGLVNLLVHAVMYAYYFASSHGAVKHLLWWKRHITKLQLLQFGYLTLHFLLVLLRNPCNFPVFIAFIGFSQNIFMFAMFFDFYYKTYMRKARKGEANTKSALS, encoded by the exons ATGCCGCCCAACGTAGTCGCTTACATTTACGGCTTGGTGCGAGATCTTTACGATCAGCACAAGGATCCGCGTGTATCGCATTATCCGCTCATTGGCAATTTGTGGAGTGTGATGGCCATCATTGGCGTCTATTTGGCCTTTGTGCTGCATTTTGGCCCCAAATGGATGGAGCATCGACGTCCCTTTGAGCTGAAATTCGTGATGCAGCTATACAATGTGATACAAGTGGTGGCCAACACGGTTGTCTTCATCTACGGCATGTGCTACACGATATTCAATCCTGGCTACAGTTTCCTCTGTCAGCCTGTCGAACACGAGAACACAACGCCGCAGATGATGCGCTTGATCTATGCTTCTTATGGCTACTATATGCTCAAGTATCTCGATCTACTCGACACG GTGTTTATTGTGCTGCGCAAGAAGAACTCGCAGGTGAGCTTCTTGCATGTCTATCATCACGCTGGCATGATATTTGGCGTGTCCATCTTTATGACCTTCCTGGCGGGTTCACATTGCTCCATGCTGGGATTGGTGAATCTTCTGGTGCATGCTGTGATGTATGCCTATTACTTTGCCTCCTCACATGGCGCCGTTAAGCATTTACTCTGGTGGAAACGACACATTACAAAGCTGCAACTGCTTCAATTTGGCTACCTTACACTTCACTTTCTGCTGGTTCTCTTACGCAATCCGTGTAATTTCCCCGTCTTTATTGCGTTCATAGGTTTTAGCCAAAATATCTTCATGTTTGCCATGTTCTTTGACTTCTACTACAAGACTTATATGCGAAAGGCGCGCAAAGGCGAAGCAAATACAAAGTCTGCACTCAGTTGA